A single genomic interval of Chryseobacterium paludis harbors:
- a CDS encoding membrane lipoprotein lipid attachment site-containing protein → MKKLFFLLLATFALIGCSSDDDTIYDYIGTWSGTYDGSDKGIWNIVVGSDGTVNGTMHSDTNNENYKISGHLNDSGELNASVGLPADGDFRGNLGTDKKGSGSWTNEVPTPTRSGSWSGGKDKQE, encoded by the coding sequence ATGAAGAAACTTTTTTTTCTTTTGTTAGCGACTTTTGCACTAATAGGATGTAGTTCAGATGATGATACGATCTATGACTACATTGGAACCTGGTCCGGAACTTATGACGGGAGTGACAAAGGAATTTGGAACATCGTGGTAGGGAGTGACGGAACTGTAAATGGAACAATGCATTCTGATACGAATAATGAGAACTACAAAATTAGTGGTCACCTTAACGATTCAGGAGAATTAAATGCTTCAGTAGGTTTACCAGCAGATGGTGATTTCAGAGGGAATTTAGGAACTGATAAAAAAGGAAGCGGAAGCTGGACAAATGAAGTTCCAACTCCTACAAGATCTGGATCATGGTCTGGAGGAAAAGATAAGCAGGAATAA
- a CDS encoding GNAT family N-acetyltransferase, which translates to MTLEIQPIGNTYSEQVIDLILNIQQKEFNIPITIEDQPDLLKIESFYRERGGNFWGAFIDGELVGTIALVKFDDNAGAIRKMFVKKEFRGKEHQIAQKLLDILISYCLENKIDKIMLGTVSVLNAAMRFYERNQFTVIAKEDLPAKFPLMNADNIFYIRNLNEV; encoded by the coding sequence ATGACATTAGAAATTCAACCCATCGGCAATACATATTCTGAGCAGGTCATAGATTTGATTCTGAATATTCAGCAAAAAGAATTTAATATTCCCATTACCATTGAAGACCAACCGGATCTTCTAAAGATAGAAAGCTTTTACAGAGAAAGAGGGGGGAACTTTTGGGGAGCCTTCATAGATGGAGAGCTTGTGGGAACTATAGCTTTAGTTAAATTTGACGACAATGCCGGAGCCATCAGAAAAATGTTCGTTAAGAAAGAATTCAGAGGCAAAGAACATCAGATTGCACAGAAATTACTGGATATTTTGATCTCTTATTGTCTTGAAAATAAGATCGATAAGATCATGCTGGGTACTGTTTCAGTATTGAATGCTGCAATGCGTTTTTATGAGCGTAACCAATTTACAGTAATAGCTAAAGAAGATCTTCCAGCTAAATTTCCTCTGATGAATGCAGATAATATTTTTTATATACGTAATCTAAATGAAGTCTAA
- a CDS encoding efflux transporter outer membrane subunit produces the protein MKSLLNIIKGITFSAFVLAAISSCMARKDYERPKNVVDEKLFRTDMLPKDSASIADISWKEIFTDPILQGHISKALENNLDIRIALQSIASAEAYLKQSKAAYQPTVSVGPNYTFQTQSINTQFGQIIGERRYVNQFDITASIGWEADIWGKLKAQEKAQLASYLGTVAAHKAVKSSLVASVASAYYQLLTFDSQKKIIQETIDVREKNLETTKALKESGTVTEVAVQQSEALVFNAQSLLIDIDTQIQSLENTMSLLMGEPSHAIERSTLENQSLPNDIKLGYPAQLLANRPDVMKAEYNLMNAFELTNSAKAQFYPTLKLTGTGGVQSVDIDHLFSVNSLFANVVTGLAQPILNRRTIKTNYDVSLANQETAYLNFRKTVLTAGKEVSDAIRVYSVQDSFIDLKRKELNAYKKSVDFSQELVNYGMANYLEVLNASVNSLNAELNISNAQYNKMKASVDLYQALGGGWK, from the coding sequence ATGAAAAGTTTATTAAACATCATAAAAGGAATAACTTTTTCAGCTTTCGTACTGGCTGCCATCTCATCTTGTATGGCAAGAAAAGACTATGAAAGACCGAAAAATGTTGTGGACGAAAAGCTTTTCCGTACGGATATGCTTCCTAAAGACAGTGCATCTATCGCAGATATTTCATGGAAAGAAATTTTCACAGATCCAATATTGCAGGGACATATTTCAAAAGCTTTAGAAAATAATTTAGATATTAGAATTGCTTTGCAAAGTATTGCATCTGCAGAAGCTTATTTAAAGCAGAGTAAAGCAGCATATCAACCCACTGTTTCAGTTGGACCTAACTACACATTTCAGACCCAGTCTATTAATACACAGTTTGGTCAGATCATTGGAGAAAGAAGGTATGTCAACCAATTTGATATTACAGCAAGTATTGGCTGGGAAGCTGATATCTGGGGTAAATTGAAAGCACAGGAAAAAGCTCAGCTAGCAAGTTATTTAGGAACTGTTGCTGCCCATAAAGCAGTAAAGAGCAGTCTCGTAGCATCTGTGGCATCTGCATATTACCAATTGCTGACTTTTGATTCACAAAAGAAAATTATTCAGGAAACGATTGACGTTCGTGAAAAAAATCTGGAAACAACAAAAGCTTTAAAAGAGTCAGGAACGGTAACTGAAGTTGCAGTTCAGCAAAGTGAGGCACTTGTTTTTAATGCCCAATCATTACTGATTGATATTGATACACAAATTCAGTCATTGGAAAATACAATGAGCTTATTAATGGGAGAGCCTTCTCATGCAATCGAAAGATCGACTTTAGAAAACCAAAGCCTTCCAAATGATATAAAATTAGGATACCCGGCTCAATTATTAGCCAACCGACCTGATGTTATGAAAGCAGAGTACAACCTGATGAATGCTTTTGAACTGACAAATTCAGCAAAAGCACAGTTTTATCCTACTTTAAAACTAACAGGAACAGGGGGAGTTCAATCAGTAGATATTGATCACTTATTTAGTGTCAATTCATTGTTTGCTAACGTTGTTACAGGACTGGCACAGCCGATCTTAAACAGAAGAACGATCAAAACCAATTACGACGTTAGTTTAGCGAATCAGGAAACAGCTTATTTAAACTTTAGAAAAACAGTTCTTACAGCAGGGAAAGAAGTTTCTGATGCAATCCGTGTTTATTCCGTTCAGGATTCTTTCATTGATTTGAAAAGAAAAGAACTGAATGCTTATAAGAAATCAGTTGACTTCTCTCAGGAATTGGTTAACTATGGTATGGCCAACTATCTTGAAGTGTTGAATGCGAGTGTGAATTCATTAAACGCTGAATTGAATATTTCAAATGCTCAATATAACAAAATGAAAGCTAGTGTTGACTTATATCAGGCTCTTGGAGGAGGCTGGAAATAA
- a CDS encoding MarR family winged helix-turn-helix transcriptional regulator → MNVINESGILAISTRLQRLSEQLRKDGALIYKAFGIDFEPKWFPVIFTLHHKKLLSVVEIANEIGYTHPSTISLLKELEKQKMIISKKDKHDERKRMIELAPKGLELIEKMKPVWELISTVLAEIADNENHLLKAIDEAEEKIANQSFLQRTLQLKNNK, encoded by the coding sequence ATGAATGTTATTAACGAATCAGGTATTCTTGCTATATCCACGAGATTACAAAGGCTTAGTGAGCAGTTGCGGAAGGATGGGGCTTTAATTTATAAAGCTTTCGGTATTGACTTTGAACCTAAGTGGTTTCCAGTCATCTTTACATTGCATCATAAAAAATTACTCAGTGTTGTAGAAATAGCAAATGAGATAGGATATACTCACCCGTCCACTATTAGCTTATTGAAAGAGCTTGAAAAACAAAAAATGATCATCTCAAAAAAAGATAAACATGATGAACGGAAACGAATGATTGAACTTGCTCCTAAAGGTCTTGAACTTATAGAGAAAATGAAACCTGTATGGGAGTTGATTTCAACGGTATTGGCGGAGATAGCAGATAACGAAAATCATTTGTTGAAAGCAATTGATGAAGCTGAGGAAAAAATTGCCAATCAATCATTCTTACAGCGCACATTGCAACTTAAAAATAACAAATAG
- a CDS encoding glycosyltransferase family 2 protein: MKKISIVIPAYNEEGNVAMIHQKIKEVFSGLSNYDFEIIFVNDGSRDATQQKLEELSQQYDEVKFIEFSRNFGHQPAVKAGMDLAHGNAVISMDGDLQHPPELITKMIEKWEEGYDVVLTVRTYPKEISFFKRKTSDFFYKLLSSLSDVNLTKGGGSDFRLLDASAVEVMRQFNEDDLFLRGLTSWMGFKQTAIDFTANERVAGESSYNLKKMVTFAFTGITAFSVKPLYIAAYLGFLFSAISVLGYGIYVIHSFVTHTEISGWASLIMTIVFFGGLQLIILGIIGIYLGKIFKQVKERPNYIIKNKNL, from the coding sequence ATGAAAAAAATTTCTATTGTAATTCCTGCCTATAATGAAGAGGGAAATGTGGCTATGATCCATCAAAAGATCAAAGAGGTTTTTTCTGGACTAAGCAACTATGATTTTGAAATTATATTTGTAAATGATGGCAGCAGAGACGCTACACAACAAAAACTTGAAGAATTATCCCAACAATATGATGAAGTAAAATTTATTGAATTTTCAAGGAATTTTGGACATCAGCCAGCCGTAAAAGCAGGAATGGACCTTGCCCATGGAAATGCAGTAATTTCTATGGACGGAGACCTTCAGCATCCACCAGAATTGATTACTAAAATGATCGAAAAATGGGAAGAAGGATATGATGTCGTATTAACGGTGAGAACCTATCCTAAGGAAATTTCTTTCTTTAAAAGAAAAACGTCCGATTTTTTCTATAAATTATTATCCAGCCTATCAGATGTAAATCTTACTAAAGGAGGTGGATCTGATTTTAGATTATTAGATGCCAGTGCTGTGGAAGTGATGAGACAGTTCAATGAAGATGATTTGTTTTTAAGAGGCTTAACAAGCTGGATGGGATTTAAGCAAACAGCAATTGATTTTACAGCAAACGAAAGGGTTGCAGGTGAGAGTAGTTACAATCTGAAAAAGATGGTCACCTTTGCATTTACTGGTATAACGGCTTTCAGTGTAAAACCTCTATATATAGCAGCTTATTTAGGCTTTTTATTCTCCGCAATCTCAGTATTGGGGTATGGGATTTATGTTATTCATTCTTTTGTCACCCATACTGAAATCTCTGGTTGGGCATCCCTGATTATGACGATTGTATTCTTTGGTGGCTTACAATTAATTATCCTTGGAATCATAGGGATTTATTTAGGGAAGATCTTTAAACAGGTCAAAGAAAGACCTAATTATATTATTAAAAATAAAAATTTATAA
- a CDS encoding DUF2255 family protein: MNKKKALQYICENDISGIKAGLERETFLDIWMVVVNGRIFARSWGFAENSWYNSFLKDSRGQIKCGDIILNINAHIPDDFVDITPSINQVYLTKYSTKQYAKPITEGKHVEKTMEFIVCE; the protein is encoded by the coding sequence ATGAATAAGAAAAAAGCTTTACAATACATCTGTGAAAACGATATTAGTGGAATAAAAGCAGGTTTAGAACGTGAAACATTTTTAGACATCTGGATGGTGGTTGTAAATGGTAGAATTTTTGCCCGCTCCTGGGGATTTGCAGAAAATAGTTGGTACAACAGCTTCTTAAAAGATTCCCGTGGACAAATAAAATGTGGAGATATCATATTGAATATTAATGCACATATTCCCGATGATTTTGTGGACATTACTCCTTCTATTAATCAGGTCTATTTAACAAAGTATAGTACAAAGCAATATGCAAAACCAATAACTGAAGGAAAGCATGTTGAAAAAACAATGGAATTTATTGTTTGTGAATAG
- a CDS encoding efflux RND transporter permease subunit, whose translation MIKNFINRPVLSTVISILIVILGVLGLISLPVTQYPDIAPPTVSVTANYTGANAETVMKSVVVPLEEQINGVEGMDYITSSAGNDGSANIQVFFKQGVDPDIAAVNVQNRVTRATPLLPSEVTRSGVVTQKQQTSALMYMSFYSENKDLDDVYLQNFLNINIIPNIKRINGVGDATVFGGKNYSMRVWLDPAKMAAYGVTPDDVTGAINEQSREAAAGSIGQNSGSSFEYIIKYVGKFNEKSQYDNIIIKSLGDGQNLMLKDVAKVELAGQSYTGIGENGNSPSISMGFFQTPGSNAQEIIKNIKIYLKSAEGTFPKGIKYTFNFDTNEFLDASIEKVVHTLIEAFILVFIVVYIFLQDFRSTLIPAIAVPVSIVGAFFFLNLFGYSLNLLTLFALVLAIGIVVDDAIVVVEAVHAKMEHGISDAKKATVEAMDEITGAIISITLVMASVFIPVTFITGPTGVFYQQFGITLIVAIIISAVNALTLSPVLCSLFLKPHSEHHKEYKELNFLQKFFYKFNIAFRTTTERYGRGFVFLLRHKWVTLIIFAVTGGILFWASSTMKKGFVPTEDRGIIFTDVQLPPGASMERTYNALKTLQASAMKIPGVQNVTISTGRGFLSGNGSNNGLAFIKLKPFDERKKDNLTSEDITKKLFGISGNVPDAKIVFFQPPSVPGFGNSAGFEMVLLDKSGGEYAALDDKTNEFIGKLVERPEIEFAQTSFNTKYPQYQMEINVPLSKQLGVSVSDILSTMQGYIGGIYTADFTKYGKQFRVMVQALPENRKNIDNLNELYVKTGSGVMSPISQFVTLKKAYGPQSVSRYNLFTSVKITGGNSQGFSSGDAITAVQQVAKETLNQNYDVEFTGLTREELNSGSQTLLIFGLSLIFVYFILSAQYESYILPLIVVISLPLGVMGAYFGQKIMGLENNIYFQIALIMLVGLLAKNAILIVEFAVQRRHHGETIVMSAINAAKARLRPILMTSFAFIFGLLPLVLASGIGAVGNRSIATGAAIGLLIGTVLGLIVIPVLYVIFETLQEKIKPIKREDINLAE comes from the coding sequence GTTTTCTTCAAACAAGGAGTTGATCCGGATATTGCAGCGGTAAACGTACAGAACCGTGTAACAAGAGCAACACCATTGCTTCCGAGTGAGGTAACGCGTTCAGGGGTTGTTACTCAGAAACAGCAGACCAGTGCCTTGATGTATATGTCCTTCTATTCTGAAAATAAGGATCTTGATGATGTATACCTTCAAAATTTCCTGAATATTAATATTATTCCTAATATTAAAAGGATTAATGGTGTAGGGGATGCCACTGTTTTTGGTGGGAAAAACTATTCTATGAGAGTGTGGTTGGATCCTGCAAAAATGGCAGCGTACGGAGTAACACCGGATGACGTTACAGGAGCTATTAATGAACAAAGTAGAGAAGCAGCAGCTGGGTCCATCGGACAAAACAGCGGTAGCTCTTTTGAGTACATCATTAAATATGTTGGTAAATTCAACGAAAAATCTCAATATGACAACATCATTATCAAGTCTCTAGGAGACGGACAGAATTTGATGCTTAAGGATGTTGCAAAAGTTGAATTAGCCGGGCAATCTTATACAGGAATTGGGGAAAACGGAAACAGTCCCTCTATTAGTATGGGATTCTTTCAGACACCGGGTTCTAATGCTCAGGAGATCATTAAAAATATTAAAATCTATTTAAAATCAGCTGAAGGAACTTTTCCTAAAGGGATAAAATATACCTTTAACTTTGATACCAATGAATTCTTAGATGCGTCTATTGAAAAGGTTGTTCATACCTTAATTGAAGCGTTTATTCTGGTATTCATTGTGGTATATATTTTCTTACAGGATTTCAGATCCACTTTGATTCCGGCCATTGCAGTTCCGGTATCTATTGTAGGAGCATTTTTCTTCCTGAATTTATTTGGATATTCATTAAACCTTTTAACCTTATTTGCACTAGTACTAGCAATTGGTATTGTGGTGGATGACGCGATTGTCGTCGTCGAGGCCGTTCATGCCAAGATGGAACATGGTATTTCTGATGCTAAAAAGGCAACTGTAGAAGCAATGGATGAGATTACAGGAGCTATTATTTCAATTACATTGGTAATGGCATCCGTATTTATTCCGGTAACCTTTATTACAGGTCCTACAGGGGTATTCTACCAGCAGTTTGGTATTACGCTTATTGTTGCGATTATCATTTCTGCTGTTAATGCATTAACGTTAAGTCCGGTTTTATGCTCATTATTCCTGAAACCTCACTCTGAACATCATAAAGAATACAAGGAACTGAATTTCCTTCAGAAGTTTTTCTATAAATTCAATATTGCTTTCAGAACAACTACTGAACGTTACGGAAGAGGATTCGTTTTCTTGTTAAGACATAAGTGGGTTACTCTGATCATTTTTGCTGTTACAGGAGGAATCTTATTCTGGGCAAGCTCAACAATGAAAAAGGGTTTTGTACCTACCGAAGACCGTGGAATTATCTTTACCGATGTACAGCTGCCTCCGGGAGCTTCTATGGAAAGAACATATAACGCATTGAAAACACTACAGGCCAGTGCAATGAAAATTCCGGGAGTGCAGAATGTCACTATTTCAACAGGTAGAGGATTTTTATCAGGAAACGGAAGTAACAATGGTCTTGCATTCATCAAATTGAAACCTTTCGATGAAAGGAAAAAAGATAATCTGACTTCTGAAGATATCACGAAAAAGTTATTTGGAATTTCTGGAAATGTACCGGATGCTAAAATCGTATTCTTCCAACCACCAAGTGTACCTGGTTTTGGTAACAGTGCTGGGTTTGAGATGGTATTACTTGATAAGTCGGGTGGTGAATATGCAGCTCTTGATGATAAGACCAATGAATTCATTGGTAAGCTTGTAGAAAGACCCGAAATCGAATTTGCACAAACCTCTTTTAATACAAAATATCCGCAGTATCAAATGGAAATTAATGTTCCATTGTCTAAGCAATTAGGAGTTTCTGTAAGTGATATCCTAAGTACAATGCAAGGGTATATCGGAGGGATTTATACGGCTGACTTTACGAAATACGGGAAACAGTTTAGAGTAATGGTTCAGGCACTTCCTGAGAACAGAAAAAATATAGATAATCTTAATGAACTATATGTAAAAACAGGTTCAGGAGTAATGTCGCCAATTTCACAGTTTGTAACGTTAAAAAAGGCATACGGGCCACAATCTGTTAGCCGTTATAACTTGTTTACATCCGTGAAAATCACTGGTGGTAACTCTCAGGGATTCAGTTCAGGGGATGCTATTACTGCAGTACAGCAAGTAGCAAAAGAAACCCTGAATCAGAATTATGATGTAGAATTTACTGGATTAACGAGAGAGGAATTGAACTCAGGATCTCAAACATTACTAATTTTCGGATTAAGTTTGATCTTCGTTTACTTTATCCTTTCTGCTCAGTACGAAAGTTATATTCTTCCATTAATTGTTGTGATCTCACTTCCTTTAGGGGTAATGGGGGCTTACTTTGGACAAAAGATCATGGGCTTGGAAAATAATATTTATTTCCAGATCGCCTTGATCATGTTGGTTGGATTGCTGGCGAAGAATGCCATCTTGATTGTCGAATTTGCTGTTCAGAGAAGACACCATGGTGAAACCATTGTAATGTCTGCGATCAATGCTGCGAAAGCGAGATTAAGACCAATTTTGATGACCTCTTTTGCTTTCATCTTTGGATTATTGCCACTGGTATTAGCAAGTGGTATCGGAGCGGTAGGTAACAGATCTATTGCAACCGGTGCAGCAATCGGGTTATTGATAGGAACAGTATTAGGACTTATTGTGATTCCTGTGTTGTATGTGATTTTCGAAACACTGCAAGAAAAGATCAAGCCTATTAAAAGAGAAGACATCAATTTAGCAGAATAA
- a CDS encoding 2,3,4,5-tetrahydropyridine-2,6-dicarboxylate N-succinyltransferase, producing MSLQQTIENIWDNRDLLQNEESKKTIREVIALLDSGELRVAEPTDNGWQVNEWVKKAVVMYFPIQKMETIEVGPFEFHDKMPLKRNYAEKGVRVVPHAVAREGAFIASGVILMPSYVNIGAYIDSGTMVDTWATVGSCAQIGKNVHLSGGVGIGGVLEPLQAAPVIIEDDCFIGSRCIVVEGVHVEKEAVLGANVVLTASTKIIDVTGDQPIEIKGRVPARSVVIPGSYTKQYPAGEYQVPCALIIGTRKESTDKKTSLNDALRENNVAV from the coding sequence ATGTCGTTACAACAAACTATTGAAAACATCTGGGATAATAGAGATTTATTACAAAATGAAGAGAGCAAGAAGACCATAAGAGAGGTTATAGCTTTATTAGATTCCGGAGAACTTCGTGTTGCTGAGCCTACAGATAATGGATGGCAGGTTAATGAATGGGTGAAAAAAGCTGTAGTAATGTATTTTCCAATTCAGAAAATGGAAACTATAGAAGTAGGTCCTTTTGAATTTCATGACAAAATGCCTTTAAAGAGAAATTACGCTGAAAAAGGAGTGCGGGTTGTACCTCATGCTGTTGCCAGAGAAGGTGCATTTATTGCTTCCGGAGTAATTTTAATGCCATCATATGTAAACATCGGAGCTTATATAGATTCAGGAACAATGGTAGATACCTGGGCGACTGTAGGAAGTTGTGCACAGATTGGTAAAAATGTTCACTTAAGTGGTGGTGTTGGTATCGGTGGTGTTTTAGAACCTTTACAGGCTGCACCTGTAATTATTGAAGACGATTGTTTCATTGGTTCAAGATGTATCGTGGTAGAAGGAGTTCACGTAGAAAAAGAAGCGGTATTAGGAGCTAATGTAGTATTAACAGCTTCTACTAAAATTATAGATGTAACCGGAGATCAACCTATCGAAATCAAAGGAAGAGTGCCTGCACGTTCAGTAGTAATCCCAGGAAGTTATACAAAGCAGTATCCTGCTGGAGAATATCAGGTTCCATGTGCACTGATTATTGGTACAAGAAAGGAATCTACAGATAAGAAGACTTCTCTTAACGATGCTTTAAGGGAGAACAACGTAGCTGTTTAA
- a CDS encoding glycosyltransferase family 87 protein → MKEKVLKFILNPKYIFGVYLIISVVTAISKYLRGDYAINNYLIFKNVFFNTINQKNLFIHYPDLYFDLNHYGVFFSLLIAPFAGMPDWLGISLWNLINTFVFVFAIYKLPFSDSKKAIFGLLCLQEYITAALSLQFNVALTGLLILSAVYIYERKEVQSATAILIGVFVKIYGIVGLTQFFFIKNKTKFILSGLVIAALFFVIPMIYSSPQFVIQSYADWFHSIVEKNNENQVLGNMQDISLMGFVRRILGDASISNLVFLAFGLPLFALPYIRIKQYKHYAFQLMILASTLLFLVLFSSSSESPTYIIAVVGVMIWFFLQKERTPLITGLLIFVIIFTCFSTSDLFPKSVKNDYIIKYSLKAVPCIVVWLRVVYELLTKDFEKNYSLN, encoded by the coding sequence TTGAAAGAAAAAGTTTTAAAATTCATATTAAACCCTAAATATATATTTGGGGTTTATCTTATTATATCAGTGGTTACTGCAATTTCCAAATATTTAAGAGGAGATTATGCGATCAATAATTATCTGATTTTTAAAAATGTATTCTTTAATACCATTAATCAGAAGAATTTATTTATTCATTATCCTGACCTCTATTTTGATCTAAATCATTATGGAGTTTTTTTTAGCCTCCTGATTGCTCCATTTGCAGGAATGCCCGATTGGCTTGGAATTTCTCTCTGGAATCTGATTAATACTTTTGTGTTTGTATTTGCAATTTATAAATTACCATTTTCAGATTCTAAAAAAGCAATCTTCGGATTGTTATGCCTTCAGGAATATATTACAGCCGCTTTAAGTTTACAGTTTAATGTAGCTCTAACCGGTCTTTTAATATTGTCAGCGGTCTATATTTATGAACGAAAAGAAGTGCAGTCAGCTACGGCAATATTAATTGGTGTTTTTGTGAAAATATATGGTATCGTTGGATTAACCCAGTTTTTCTTTATTAAAAATAAAACAAAATTTATTCTTTCAGGATTGGTAATTGCAGCACTATTCTTTGTCATTCCTATGATCTATTCCAGCCCGCAGTTTGTAATACAAAGCTATGCCGACTGGTTCCATTCTATTGTAGAAAAAAACAATGAAAATCAGGTATTGGGAAATATGCAGGATATTTCATTAATGGGTTTTGTTAGAAGGATTCTTGGAGATGCTTCAATTTCTAATCTTGTGTTTTTAGCTTTTGGCTTACCCCTATTTGCTTTACCTTATATTAGAATTAAACAATATAAACATTATGCCTTTCAGTTGATGATTTTAGCTTCTACTTTACTGTTTTTGGTATTGTTCAGTTCCAGTTCAGAATCTCCAACTTATATTATTGCTGTAGTGGGTGTAATGATCTGGTTTTTCCTTCAGAAAGAGAGAACACCTCTTATTACAGGACTATTGATTTTCGTGATTATTTTCACTTGTTTTTCAACTTCTGATCTATTTCCGAAATCGGTTAAAAATGATTACATCATCAAATATTCATTAAAAGCTGTACCTTGTATCGTAGTTTGGTTGAGAGTTGTTTATGAGCTTTTAACTAAAGATTTTGAAAAAAATTACAGCCTGAATTGA
- a CDS encoding C40 family peptidase, giving the protein MTAGLFIEKKGIKQLAALLIATSLVISCGSSKNVSSKKNTTKTVAKSENLRKLDSNFSGKVPSSINSILKDAEKYIGTPYKFGGNTSSGFDCSGFTVKVFEENDQKLPRRSSDQADAGKKIDISEVKPGDLLFFATAGGSRVSHVGIVHDIGSDGEIKFIHASTSKGVMISSLNEKYWNKAYLHAQRVL; this is encoded by the coding sequence ATGACAGCAGGATTATTTATTGAAAAAAAGGGAATAAAGCAGTTAGCTGCTTTGCTGATTGCAACTTCGTTAGTGATTTCATGTGGAAGCAGTAAAAATGTTTCCTCAAAAAAGAATACAACAAAAACGGTTGCAAAATCTGAGAACTTAAGAAAATTAGATTCTAATTTTAGTGGAAAAGTCCCAAGTTCTATCAATAGTATTTTGAAAGATGCCGAAAAATATATTGGAACACCCTATAAGTTTGGTGGTAATACTTCATCAGGATTTGATTGTTCCGGTTTTACAGTGAAAGTATTTGAAGAAAATGACCAGAAATTACCAAGAAGATCTTCTGATCAGGCTGATGCCGGTAAAAAAATTGATATCAGTGAAGTGAAGCCTGGTGATCTGTTATTTTTTGCTACAGCAGGAGGTAGCAGAGTGTCACATGTTGGTATTGTCCATGATATCGGAAGTGATGGTGAGATCAAATTTATCCATGCCTCAACTTCAAAAGGGGTAATGATATCTTCGTTAAATGAAAAGTACTGGAACAAAGCTTATCTACACGCGCAGAGAGTTCTGTGA
- a CDS encoding LytR/AlgR family response regulator transcription factor, with translation MKNKTFAFIKTDKRLIKLFFNDIIMIKGLGNYVEIFTTYDKKYIYYKTLKDLIESLPDEFMRIHNSYIVNLTNIESFENNQIISKDLKIAVAKSYRDCLVKALDKMML, from the coding sequence ATGAAAAACAAAACGTTTGCTTTTATTAAAACAGATAAAAGACTGATTAAGCTTTTCTTTAACGATATTATCATGATAAAAGGCCTTGGAAATTACGTTGAGATTTTCACTACCTATGATAAGAAATACATTTATTATAAAACACTTAAAGATTTAATTGAAAGTTTGCCAGATGAATTTATGCGTATTCATAATTCATATATAGTGAATCTGACAAACATAGAATCTTTCGAAAACAACCAAATCATTTCTAAAGATCTAAAAATTGCTGTTGCAAAAAGTTACAGGGATTGTTTGGTGAAAGCTTTAGACAAAATGATGTTATAA